GGATTGGAAAGACTTCCTAAATAAACCAAATCCTCTAGCAAGTGCGCTAATGGCAAAAATGCAGATAGCCAAATCAGAGCGTCCTAAAGTAAAATTAGAATGTTTAAGAATGCTAGCATCGCTTAAACTAAATCCAGCAAAAACAAAACTTATATCAGGATTTATTGATACTTATCTAAAATTAACTGCTGCTGAAGAAACTATACTTCATCAAAATATAGATAAAACTAATTTAGTGGAAAAGGAGGTTGTTATGCAAATAGTTACTTCTTGGATGCAAAAAGGAATTGAACAAGGGCTACAACAAGGAAGACAAGAGGGAAGACAAGAGGGAAGGCAAGAAGGGGAAATATTGATAATAAAAAAACTGCTAAATCGTAAATTAGGGAATTTAGATTCAGAAATACTTGAAAAAATAGAGAAACTAGATTTAGCAAAAATAGAAGAATTAGCTGATGCGATACTGGAAATCAATAATATTTCAGATTTAGAAAACTGGTTAAATAAATATAATTAGAATTATTTATTAATTTTTATTAAGTAAGGAGCAAGCACTTTTGCTATAGTTAGAAAGCCTATGGCTTTTGTGTGATAAAGTAATGAAAATATTAAAAGCTATTTTACTAACATTAATTCTTTCTTTTACATTATTAAATCCTAATCTTGTCATAGGTGTGCAATCTTCAGCAAATCCACAGGAAGCTGAAATGATGCAATACTTAAAGACAGGTGCTGAGCAAGTCCAAACAGGAAAATTTCAAGAAGCTATTGAGCCGCTAAAAAAAGCATTGGAATTAAAACCTGATACAACAAAAGAAGCCATTGCACATTATTTATTAGGAGTTGCCTACACTGGTTTGCAAAAGGCAGATGAAGCAATTGCTGAATATAAAAAATCTGTAAGCTTAAAAGCAGATTTTCTTAATGGGCAATTTGCTTTAGGAAAAGCTTGTTTTGCAGCAGGACAGTTTGAAGATGCTTTAGTTGCATATAAAGAAGTTGTAAAGCTTGACCCAAAATCAGCTAATGGATTTTTTAGCGTTGGTGCTACTTATGTCTCTCTAAAACGCTATCAAGAAGCAATTGAACCATTGCAACAATCAGTTAAATTACAACCAAAATTAGCTGAGGGTCATTATTACTTAGGCCAAGTTTACCTGCAACTAGCAAATAAAGAAGAAGCAGACAAGGAACTTGAAGTTCTAAAAAGTCTTAGCAGCCCATTAGAAAAACAACTTGCCAAGCAAATGGAAAAATTTGCTGCTGCTACAGAAAGTAAAGAAATTGCCCCTGGCAACACAAAAGTTGAAGGTAGATTTTTAGTTGGTATTGCACCTATTAAAAATATAGCAGGCGTGTCTATGCCTATTAATGAAATGCGTGCGCGTTTAGTGCGCCGGGTCTTAAATGCCTATTTTGATTGTACTCCGCTAGATGGAGAAAATGCAGAAAAAGTTATTAACACTGCTAAAAATCAAAATTGTGACTATATTGTTTATACGGAAATCTTAGCTGGTATAGATGAACGTCCTCAAACAGATAGAGTTGAAGGTATTGGACAACAAACTACAACAATAAAAGTAAGAATAAAACTTTTAGCTGTTGGTAGTGATAAACCAGAGTTTGAAACAACTGTACTTACTAGGGAAAATAAAGCTGCTCTAGGTGATTTTATTGGCCTTGCTGCTGTTGATACGGCTATCAGAGATATGTTAAATGAGCTAAGAAAAAAAGTTCAATAATTTTACCAATAATTTGGGAACCAAATTAGATTATAAAAGTTTACTCTCCTAGAGAAATGGAGGTAGGCATGATAAAAAATTTAATCCTCATTTGTGTATTTTTGTGTTTTGCCTTAGTTAGTTCTGCCCAAGCAAATGATTTAGAGTCACTAGCAAAAAAAACTATCTCAAACAACCCAGACGAAGTTGCTAAAGCTATTGCTGAGTTAAGACAATCTAAAAACAACGGTTTAGAAACCTTATTAAAAGTTTTTGCCCCAGATATTGAAAAACATTTATCAGGTATTAGCCCAGAACAAGAACCCAATTGGAAAAAAAT
The sequence above is drawn from the Blastocatellia bacterium genome and encodes:
- a CDS encoding DUF4351 domain-containing protein, yielding MISHDRIFKELLTVFFIDFIELFFPKVANYLEKDSIVFLDKEVFTDIVKGETHEVDIVVKGKFVGKEAFFLLHLESQAQQQADFGERLFKYFARLFEKYHLPIYPIVIFSFDSPKKQEPSNYKVTFPDLEVLSFNYQVIQLNRLDWKDFLNKPNPLASALMAKMQIAKSERPKVKLECLRMLASLKLNPAKTKLISGFIDTYLKLTAAEETILHQNIDKTNLVEKEVVMQIVTSWMQKGIEQGLQQGRQEGRQEGRQEGEILIIKKLLNRKLGNLDSEILEKIEKLDLAKIEELADAILEINNISDLENWLNKYN
- a CDS encoding tetratricopeptide repeat protein, with the protein product MKILKAILLTLILSFTLLNPNLVIGVQSSANPQEAEMMQYLKTGAEQVQTGKFQEAIEPLKKALELKPDTTKEAIAHYLLGVAYTGLQKADEAIAEYKKSVSLKADFLNGQFALGKACFAAGQFEDALVAYKEVVKLDPKSANGFFSVGATYVSLKRYQEAIEPLQQSVKLQPKLAEGHYYLGQVYLQLANKEEADKELEVLKSLSSPLEKQLAKQMEKFAAATESKEIAPGNTKVEGRFLVGIAPIKNIAGVSMPINEMRARLVRRVLNAYFDCTPLDGENAEKVINTAKNQNCDYIVYTEILAGIDERPQTDRVEGIGQQTTTIKVRIKLLAVGSDKPEFETTVLTRENKAALGDFIGLAAVDTAIRDMLNELRKKVQ